The genomic interval ACATATTGTATACTTGCAGGTTTGAATGCATTGAGTATGATTTGCTGGGCAAACTTCAATTTTCTGTTCACAGAATTGTTTCTTACAGCTCAAATGGAGTGGAGAAAGCATCAGAAATTAACAGTTGCTCTGGATTCTGAAAATGACAATGGGACGGTATGGCTATTTATAAAAGCAAGAGTCTTCCAGGCTTTACATATCCTTGCGGGTTCCTTATTATTTATGTTTCTGTACACTTTTTCTATACCAGAAAAGAACTTGGAAACATCAGATCTCCTACGGACAACTATAGAATTTGTCCTCAACcgagtttgagagtgtgttGTGGTGAAAGTTGATGCTTTTCTCTTTGAATCATGCCTGGGGAAGAACTGTCGAAGACTCTGCAAATCTCAAAAAAGTCCTTCAGGGCTGCAGATGGTGCTGAAATAGTTAGGATGGTCGAGTTCACAGTTGTGGAACTTTACCAAAATGATAACCCAACCTCTTAACCTCCTCAGGGTTAGAAACGTACTTAGAAATCAGATTCTTTTAAAATAACCTCACATATAATCCTAGTTGTTTTGCCAAGGATATTACATAGATAGGGTGATGTACTAAGTTGTATGCATTCATTGTTCAGAAATGAAATTATGAGTTTATACATCTCATAATACTGGAGATACGTACGTTCCATTTTTCTCCCTTCTCTTACCAAGTTGATCATAGAGCTATGAGAGTAGCAGCACAGTTTTACAGTCCTCGTTTGTTCATTTCATAGGGAAACAAATACGTGTACGGAAGTAACGTAACAACACTCTCAGCTCATCAGCCTCTTGCTGAGTACTTGCTCTGAGCAACAATAGTATTGTGCTACAAATTCATGTAGCCATCCACCGAAGGTCTCCGAGACTTCATCAGTTTTTTGTGTTGGAGACCTTCAGCTGCTTTCGTACACTACATGAACATGAAGGGCTGTCATGTTTCCTCGGAGGAGGTATTGGACTATTTGCATAGATAATATTTGTGAGGTGATCGACAAAATACAGCGGAACGTACCTTCACTGTGCAATGAAATACTTCATGTTCTTGGGATTTTATCCAACATTTATATGAAGAAAGTTCGCAGCGAACTTTATTCAGAAATACATTTTCTTCATAAAACCATTTCGGGTCACTTTTGTTGGGCCAGTTTGGGGCTGCGGCCCACATATAGTCGGGTCCTTGTTTTGAACCCAAGTGTTTATATCAAATTTTCGTTCAGCTCGTGCGTCGGTCATTTCCAACGAGAAGCTCCAATTGAGATCACAAGATAGTGCAGCACCACCGGCCATGGCGAAATCCAGCGCCGACGACCAGGAGCTCCGGCGAGCCTGCGAGGCCGCAATCGAAGGCACCAAGCAGTCCGTGGTCATGTCGATCCGTGTCGCCAAGAGCAGAGGCATGTGGGGCAAAACTCACAAGCTCGGCCGCGACATGGCCAAGCCTAGGGTTCTTGCCCTTTCCGGTACTCACTTCTCTCTCGTCTTCCTCTCTTAGACCTGATCAGACTAGTGCTAGCGCACCGTGTGTAATCTCGATTAGATTAGTAGATTAGCTGAGCTTAAATCGGTTGATCTGACTGATTTTGAGGTAGTAGAATGTAGAGGTTGTCACAATGTGGCTGGATGAGTAATGCGGTTGGAACTGAAGATTAGCTTATCTTTGAAGCTCGCCAGAAGCTTGTTAATTCTGATTAGACCTTAATTTAATCTACTTTTAGGAGTAGTGTAGCTAGAACCTGCTAAGTGTTGTTGTTATATTGATTGAGTACACTTTTTTCAAGTGTAAAAAAGTTGATACTTCTTATGGAGACCATTATTTCTGATTTATTGGAAATGCTACATGGGTATCTGTATTACCTGGTTACACTAAAGATCTGGGAGCTGCAGTTCGATATCAATCAATTAGGTTGGAATGGTTATACGTGTATTAATAAGTATTAGCTAGATATATAGATGTGTATCTGAGTTTATTATTGATAACATTAGTCGTTCTGTGGTAAATGGCTGTGGATGACCTACATTTGTGGTTTTTGCAGTGAAAAACAAAGGCCAGCGGACTAAAGCCTTTCTTCGAGTCTTTAAAGATTCCAGTGGAGGAGTTCTTGAGGTAAACtaattttgttcatttttaaagaaaattttgttttgttgcttTCCACTTTGTTTTAGCTTATGTCAACTCAGTGGTATTGCATTTATATTGAGGTAAATTTTCTCCACTTGAATCCTCGGGATGGATTGTCCGATTTCTAGTCTTGTCTGGTTTTATCTGCTTTCCCTGAAGAATGTTATGTGCTTAATGCTGCCGGAATTTTACCGACACAGAGCCTGGAGTTGATAACTAGTGTTATGGTGCCTTAATATTTAATGTGGACTCTTTCCTTAGCAGAtgaaaggtttttttttcttacttaCCAATATGTGAGAGAAACTGTAACTTATCTTACAAGTAGTATTATATAATGAGATTAATTATTTAAACAAAAGAATCTGGTCTCACCATACCCAAAAACAATATCTTACGAAGTGCCAACCTTTCCCAAAGTTGCCATGAATTCAACGTCTCAGAAAGTTCCCTTTACTTGCAGGCTGCAAAGTTATACAAGCTAAAGCATCTTTCAAAGGTGGAGGTTTTAACAAACGACCCTAGTGGATGTACTTTTACTCTGGTAATGCTCCATCCTACACGATGTCTGTTGAAAGACTATATGCTTGTGTAGAAAATCTGTGTAGTGGAAGGGGGTTCTTGCAATTAAGAAAACTAAGAACCAATCTCTGAACAAACATGTAGGTTTATTCTAGTTTGACTCCTTTTTTTGTAGGGTTTTGATAACCTAAGAAGCCAGAGTGTTGCTCCTCCTCAATGGACCATGCGAAACATCGGTGACAGGTATATCATGAAAAATGATACCCCTCTCTATGGTATAAACCGTATAATCCTTTCATCAATTAAGTAGAttgctcatatatatattttgacgTAGGAACCGCCTTTTATTGTGTATTTTAAACATATGCAAGGATGCACTGGACCAGCTGCCCAAAGTCGTTGGTATAGATGTTGTCGAGATGGCTCTTTGGGCTAAGGTACATACTATGAGTTTATACTTCCGTGGTCTTTAAGATTGTAAGATATTTATGACTGAGGTTTCACTTCCTGGTGATTTTGTAATTACTGGTACTGCTTCAGTTGGGACTTCTGTTTGACGGTAACTTCGTGTTTCTGTTATGGAAAGATATATGTGCGGTGTTTGTGTAACTACTAGAGACTAACTAATTCTTATATGCTTTAATGGTCTTAACATTTGGCCTCCTCCCTGTTGTCAGAAACTTTCTTTTATGACTTGTTTCCAAATAATTTATTCTCCTTATCGTCTTTTGTTAAATTAGGAAAACACACCGGCAGATTCtagtaaaaaaaatcagcaGGAGGACCCTGCTGCTTCAACAGTGACTGAACGTGACTTGAAAGTAACTGTTGACAAAGAACTTGTCTCACAGGCCGAGGAAGAGGACATGGAGGCACTTTTGGGAACGTATGTACATTTCATTATCTTTCTTGtaatgtaaaatttaatttttctgTTTTAGAATGTTAATATTTGGTGGTATAAGATTTTAAGTTAAATGATGCTGCGTTTGCATAATCAGCAAATAGATAAGCAAAAGATATGATTATACTGGTTTGAGGTTTTGGAAGCTCTTCTTTAATTTCCTGAACTTTGTTTGTACTTAGATCAACGGGACAAGTTTTATATAACGCCTGGTCGCCTGCTTAATTTATGATTTAAATTCAGCATTTGCGCCTGCCCATAGTTGATGAAACAAGTGGCTGTCCTGCGCTTAGTCAAATGTCGTGTACACATATATTCATTGTAAAAGTAAACTTAGCCAGTTCTTTATACTTCCTAGTTTGATGATCATTTATATGTGCTAGAAACCATGTTTCCTGGGACTTTTCCCCTTTGTTCCTATTAGGTTGCTAGTTGCCTTACTTTGTAGTCTTGCAgccacaattttttttctaagttCTAAGTTTATACTGTTGCAACTATGCACATATGTGATGTGCAGTTATGTAATGGGTATTGGTGAAGCAGAGGCATTTTCTGAAAGATTGAAAAGAGAGCTTCTGGCTCTAGAAGCAGCAAATGTGCATGCCATTTTGGAAAGCGAACCTTTGATGGATGAGGTGAGCCGTTTCTCTGTTCATTTCTTTATATATTATGGCATTTCTTCTTTCCAAAGTTACTTTTTGAAGTTTCTTAATTCGAAGGAGGTTTTCAGATGTTTACTTAattatattttctaattttctgttCACATGTCTGTATCACTGCTTTTGCATTATGTAGTAATCCATGTGGCTATATCTTGAGATTCACTCATTCATTTTTTGACCTCATACTTGGTTAGAGCATTTTTCTGTTACACAAATGATGTCGCTATCTTTATTTGAACAACTTCATTCTTCATTATCTGCTCGAGCTACTTGCATCATTACTTTACCAAGCTGTATATGAAAATGATGTGAAAGCTGTTCATATCTAATTCTAGCACATTGTTTCCATGGATGTCCATTTTCTTGAAAACATATGAGACTAATATGTATAGCGTCATTTTGTGGTGTTGTAGGTTTTGCAAGGGATTGAAGCGGCAACTAATTGTGTTGATGACATGGATGAATGGTTAGGCATCTTCAACGTGAAACTCAGACACATGAGAGAAGACATTGAGTCGGTATATctttgatatatggatgacaatttgtttgttttcaataTTGCACATCACAGAAATTTGTACCTTTAAAATTTTTGATCTTCTGTTAAATGTGCTTAATACATTTTAGACTAACACAGCATACATTTTCAGATAGAAACCCGCAATAACAAGTTGGAAATGCAATCTGTAAATAATAAAGCACTCATAGAGGAACTTGACAAGCTTCTGAAAGGCTTGCATATCCCTACGGAGGTATGCTGTCCATTATGTTTACCTGTGATATATAGTTGATTAGTTTTGAACTGGCACTTGTTTAGGCCCGAAAGATCTTTTGAATGTCATTTCCTTGGTGTAGTATTCAACATGTTTGACTGGAGGTTCATTTGACGAGGCACGTATGATTCAAAACATAGAAGCATGTGAGTGGTTAGCTGGTGCTATACGCAGTCTTCAAGTACCCAATTTGGATCCTATCTATGCAAACATGCGAGCTGTATGCACTCTATCTTTATCATTTGTTTCCCTTCCCAAAAATATAAAGTGTGCAAAAACGCTGTGCTGTGACTTTCAAAGTTCTCTTTTGAAGCTAATAACACTTCAGAACATTGTTAGATTGGTTATAATGTAACTTAATCCTTAGAGTAAAATAATTTACAAGTTTTCAATGCACTCGTAATTATTCAAATACTTACAGGTTAAAGAGAAGCGAGCAGAACTTGAAATATTAAAAGCTACATTTGTCAGAAGAGCTTCTGAGTTCTTGCGAAATTACTTTGCTAGTTTGGTGGATTTCATGATCAGTGACAAGAGCTACTTTTCTCAGGTGCACTTTAGGACTTTAGTTCCTGTACATTTAACTAAAAATGTTCATCATCTCAGTAGGAATCTCAATGCTGACTACTTTGGTTGATTTTTAACAGCGGGGGCAACTGAAAAGGCCTGATCATGCTGATCTACGGTACAAATGCAGGACATATGCTCGCCTTCTGCAACATTTAAAGGTCTTATCTCATATTAATTGCATTAACTATTTGAACCTTGCtctatatatgtgtgtatttgcttgtatttatttatttctcatCATCGGCACCTTTGTTTCTGCAGACTCTTGATAAAAATTGTCTTGGTCCGCTGAGAAAAGCATATTGTAGCTCCCTCAACTTGCTTCTTCGTCGGGAGGTTAGAAATATTAATTTCCTAAGTCTAGTTTTTTATCATACCTTTTGCTCTCAAATTTTATACCTTTTCAGGAACTTTGACTGACCTAAGAATGTATGTATGATGTCTTTAGGCTCGTGAATTTGCGAATGAGCTTCGTGCTAGCACAAAGGCATCAAAAAATCAAACAGCCTGGCTTGAAGCTTCTACCGGTTCTGGTCAAAATGTGAATGCTGCAGACACTTCTACTGTTTCTGAAGCTTATTCCAAAATGCTCACAATTTTTATCCCACTCCTTGTAGATGAGGTCAACTCCGGACATTCTAGTTTTTTCCTTAATCTGAATAATCTGATCTTTCTATTAAAAAGTAGTCTACATTGTGTCAACTACAGAGTTCTTTTTTTGCACACTTTATGTGCTTTGAAGTTCCTGCACTGGTTCCTCCAGGGGGTACTGCCAATGGAGATAAATCTGAATACAATGATGATGACCCCACTGATGACGATTTGGGAATCATGGACATTGATGACAACGACAGTAAAGCTGGTAGTTAACTCTGTTTGCTTTCAGTCTTATGTTTAACCTTTGCACTGTATGTAATTATAATCCAGTTCTGCCTCACTCTCTTGCATGACCCAATCATCTAATGTTGTAGGTAAACAAACAGGAGAGCTTGCAGCATTGAATGAATCTCTTCAGGATTTACTAGATGGCATCCAAGTAATGAGCTCAACAAATTGCTTATTTGCTTGCTTACACCGGCTTTCTAAAATTTTTTGCCTGCACTCTCTTTCATTAGCGGGTTTCCATATTCACATTATCTGTAGCAGAAGGAGGTGACCTGTTAGGAATTGTATTTCATGTTCCTTAATAGACATCATCTCAAATCTCAATCTTCTCTCACAGAAGTTAGGATTTCTTATCTATGGTTTTAGGTGATACCAAAGTGGATATTTTACT from Argentina anserina chromosome 2, drPotAnse1.1, whole genome shotgun sequence carries:
- the LOC126785507 gene encoding exocyst complex component SEC3A; translated protein: MAKSSADDQELRRACEAAIEGTKQSVVMSIRVAKSRGMWGKTHKLGRDMAKPRVLALSVKNKGQRTKAFLRVFKDSSGGVLEAAKLYKLKHLSKVEVLTNDPSGCTFTLGFDNLRSQSVAPPQWTMRNIGDRNRLLLCILNICKDALDQLPKVVGIDVVEMALWAKENTPADSSKKNQQEDPAASTVTERDLKVTVDKELVSQAEEEDMEALLGTYVMGIGEAEAFSERLKRELLALEAANVHAILESEPLMDEVLQGIEAATNCVDDMDEWLGIFNVKLRHMREDIESIETRNNKLEMQSVNNKALIEELDKLLKGLHIPTEYSTCLTGGSFDEARMIQNIEACEWLAGAIRSLQVPNLDPIYANMRAVKEKRAELEILKATFVRRASEFLRNYFASLVDFMISDKSYFSQRGQLKRPDHADLRYKCRTYARLLQHLKTLDKNCLGPLRKAYCSSLNLLLRREAREFANELRASTKASKNQTAWLEASTGSGQNVNAADTSTVSEAYSKMLTIFIPLLVDESSFFAHFMCFEVPALVPPGGTANGDKSEYNDDDPTDDDLGIMDIDDNDSKAGKQTGELAALNESLQDLLDGIQEDFYAVVDWAYKIDPLRCISMHGITERYLSGQKADAAGFVRLLLGDLESRISMQFSRFVDEACHQIERNERNVRQMGVLSYIPRFATLATRMEQYIQGQSRELVDQAYTKFVSIMFVTLEKIAQTDPKYSDLFLLENYAAFQNSLYDLANVVPTLAKFYHQASEAYEQACTRHISMIIYAQFERLFQFAKKIEDLMYTIAPEEIPFQLGLSKVDLRKMLKYSLSGLDKSISAMYKKLQKNMTSEELLPSLWDKCKKEFLDKYESFAQLVNKIYPSETIPTVTEMRELLASM